The following proteins come from a genomic window of Salvia hispanica cultivar TCC Black 2014 chromosome 4, UniMelb_Shisp_WGS_1.0, whole genome shotgun sequence:
- the LOC125223037 gene encoding protein SLOW GREEN 1, chloroplastic-like — MSPIYSTAVNPTASRLPLLNPHRPSSSNPLSPLSLKFPPRPLPHFSLPAIRASLPTPNPNRQNSDNSPKLSKLQTPNPLKIALATTVAAAALFVSGTFLSRKPAIAAPISPPNVETAERDSVADEEREKSTEEHLISNPDDVEALKSLMEIKIKSKKIPEAIEIIDRLVEVEPEELEWPMMKSHLFAYNGEFPLARNGFNELVKKDPFCVEAYHGLVTVASQEESSQDLVAIERRVEEAITLCKKENKKTDLRDFKLLLAQIRVLDGKYEDALKLYQELVKEEPRDFRPYLCQGIIYTLLKKNGEAEKCFEKYRRLIPKGHPYASYFDDNMFATKLFAQKVENERAMANN; from the coding sequence ATGAGCCCTATCTATTCCACCGCCGTTAACCCCACCGCCTCCCGCCTCCCGCTCCTCAATCCCCACCGCCCTTCATCCTCCAACCCTCTATCTCCCCTCTCCCTCAAGTTTCCGCCTCGCCCGCTTCCCCACTTTTCTCTCCCCGCTATCCGCGCTTCTCTCCCCACTCCCAACCCTAATCGTCAAAACTCCGATAATTCTCCCAAATTGTCCAAATTGCAAACCCCCAACCCTCTCAAAATTGCCTTGGCCACCAcggtcgccgccgccgcgctTTTCGTTTCTGGAACTTTTTTGTCCCGTAAACCCGCAATCGCCGCCCCGATTTCACCGCCTAATGTAGAAACAGCTGAAAGGGATTCCGTTGCTGATGAAGAAAGGGAAAAATCTACGGAAGAGCACTTAATTTCCAACCCTGACGATGTTGAGGCACTCAAGAGTTTGATGGAAATTAAGATAAAGAGCAAAAAGATTCCCGAAGCTATTGAGATTATCGACAGATTGGTGGAAGTCGAGCCGGAGGAATTGGAGTGGCCGATGATGAAATCTCATCTGTTTGCCTACAATGGCGAGTTTCCGCTAGCTAGAAATGGCTTCAACGAGCTGGTGAAAAAGGATCCCTTTTGCGTGGAGGCGTATCACGGGCTTGTGACGGTGGCATCGCAGGAGGAGTCGAGCCAGGATTTGGTGGCTATTGAGAGGAGGGTTGAAGAGGCGATTACATTGTGCAAGAAGGAAAATAAGAAGACTGATTTGAGGGATTTCAAGCTGTTGCTTGCACAAATTAGGGTGCTTGATGGGAAATATGAAGATGCATTGAAATTATATCAAGAGTTGGTGAAGGAGGAGCCGAGGGATTTCAGGCCCTACCTTTGCCAGGGCATAATTTACACCTTGTTGAAGAAAAATGGTGAGGCTGAGAAATGTTTTGAGAAATATAGGAGATTGATTCCTAAAGGGCACCCTTACGCCAGCTATTTCGATGACAATATGTTTGCTACTAAGCTTTTCGCGCAGAAGGTGGAGAATGAGAGAGCTATGGCGAATAATTAG
- the LOC125223914 gene encoding uncharacterized protein LOC125223914 isoform X1, with protein sequence MERARHRKTKSASGIEGFRPIQKQKTVPRLSSDSRSYIDGSNRDDKFMLELGQSTLGRATGIPMKKLLAEEMSKDVELKRRSTNVVAKLMGLEGLPSPRHVHRQQKKFPENYQQKNIDIPINKQSSSQHYDSRSKWRSPIDLQGFKNVYEDLESSHVVDRQCSSRRRANSFLTKPEMELIQQKFMDAKRLSTDEKFLCSKELNDTLEMLDSNKDLLLKFLGQSDSSFAEHLHDLQVDPGNSLGSRIAVLKPSNSEKFESKAKAWRSERDNSNKPHAASHLKRQDGLLLEPHSRHRVCSSSRIPVKETKDENTIPTRIVVLKPNLGKAQNAGTSLSSQDLSHSYQPGFKKMKEHSNVSNAKTASRRRKDLSHNTGLSKSMSEEAREIAREITMRMRDGYDETTDAKSIAYRGYVGDESSYDANESDSDSESEVFRFASRRSFDGSSMCRYPSSHLGESPVNTEAKKRLSERWKKAHIYQDLEMISRGSTLGEMLALPNKETRRCQLNVKMNPGQASKELSSNGPATLDVPLGIRSRDGRKDEMCRNSSRSRSLPPPASGGGRSHRRSNLAAEKSPVHSESVHRSRSKVVKGNPSRRENHSARDSKSRIKKCHPRQHIFSNEIDSSPRASFEIQMEPNTKDLSEQQPMFPIAEEADNYEVPMVDVMMISDPGSTAMSSKSSEILSEQSLSSLTGDKAADHNQECSSLQELHRSPHLQCLRAEPDSSECSKEADHPSPVSVLEAPCSEETPSSESFERVSAGLHELRMQLKLLKLESGTYPETCETSALVPIEEEEAQLLPVVSEGDPVLSADNWRTCYAVDVLIESGLEESYFHMLRTLWHSNSPLDPKLFDKLEKKYNNDETTRLRWERRLLFDKINSAVVEIFHERVNLCPWVMPKVSGSNLQWQGVQDDLERLINQEYGSGYRELDREMLWSESRAEIEVLGNEIERLLMDEMIAEIICN encoded by the exons atggaGAGAGCTCGACACAGGAAAACCAAAAGTGCTTCCGGCATTGAAG GTTTTCGGCCAATTCAGAAGCAGAAAACTGTTCCAAGATTGTCTTCAGATTCTCGTTCTTATATTGATGGGAGCAACAGGGATGACAAG TTCATGCTTGAGTTGGGGCAGAGCACCTTAGGAAGAGCAACAGGGATTCCAATGAAGAAGTTACTGGCGGAAGAGATGTCAAAAGATGTTGAACTCAAGAGAAGATCAACAAATGTTGTTGCCAAATTAATGGGTCTTGAAGGGCTGCCATCCCCTCGGCATGTTCATAGACAACAAAAGAAGTTCCCGGAGAACTACCAACAGAAAAACATTGACATTCCCATTAATAAACAAAGCAGTAGCCAACATTATGATAGCCGATCGAAATGGAGAAGCCCGATAGACCTGCAAGGATTCAAGAATGTCTATGAGGATTTAGAATCATCGCATGTTGTTGACCGCCAGTGTTCTTCAAGACGGAGGGCAAACTCATTTCTTACGAAGCCTGAGATGGAACTGATTCAGCAGAAATTTATGGATGCAAAGCGTCTTTCCACTGATGAAAAATTTCTATGTTCCAAAGAGCTCAATGACACTCTAGAGATGCTGGACTCCAACAAGGACTTACTGCTGAAGTTTCTCGGTCAATCAGATTCCTCGTTTGCGGAGCATTTGCATGATTTACAAGTCGATCCTGGCAATTCTCTTGGCAGTCGCATAGCAGTATTAAAGCCATCTAATTCCGAGAAGTTTGAAAGTAAAGCCAAAGCATGGAGATCAGAGAGAGATAATTCTAATAAACCTCATGCTGCTTCTCACCTGAAACGTCAAGATGGTCTTCTGCTTGAACCACACAGTCGCCACAGAGTTTGCAGTTCATCAAGGATTCCAGTGAAGGAAACGAAAGATGAAAATACTATTCCTACTAGGATTGTTGTTTTGAAGCCAAACCTTGGGAAAGCTCAAAATGCTGGCACATCTTTGTCATCTCAAGATCTTTCACACAGTTATCAACCTGgtttcaagaaaatgaaggAACATTCAAATGTCAGTAATGCAAAAACTGCGTCACGGAGAaggaaagacttatctcataATACAGGATTATCAAAATCCATGTCAGAAGAAGCTAGAGAAATAGCCAGAGAAATTACAATGAGGATGAGAGATGGTTACGACGAGACCACAGATGCAAAATCTATTGCATACAGAGGATATGTTGGAGATGAGAGCTCGTATGATGCTAATGAGAGTGATTCTGATAGTGAGTCTGAGGTGTTTAGATTTGCTTCTAGAAGGTCATTCGATGGTAGTAGCATGTGCAGATATCCATCTTCCCATTTAGGTGAATCACCTGTAAATACGGAAGCAAAGAAGCGACTATCTGAGAGATGGAAGAAGGCTCACATATATCAAGATTTGGAAATGATTAGTAGGGGTAGCACATTAGGGGAAATGCTTGCCCTGCCCAACAAGGAAACTAGGCGCTGCCAGTTAAATGTTAAGATGAATCCTGGTCAAGCAAGTAAAGAACTTAGTAGTAATGGACCTGCTACTTTGGATGTTCCTTTAGGTATCAGAAGTAGGGATGGACGGAAAGATGAAATGTGCAGAAACTCCTCTAGATCAAGGTCACTTCCTCCACCCGCTAGTGGGGGAGGGAGAAGCCACAGAAGAAGCAATTTGGCTGCAGAGAAAAGCCCAGTGCATAGTGAATCTGTACATCGTAGTAGAAGTAAGGTTGTAAAGGGAAATCCGAGTCGCAGAGAAAATCATTCAGCCAGAGATTCAAAATCTAGGATCAAGAAGTGTCATCCCCGCCAGCACATATTTTCTAATGAGATAGACTCTTCGCCCAGAGCCAGTTTTGAGATTCAGATGGAACCAAACACCAAGGACTTATCTGAACAACAGCCCATGTTTCCAATTGCTGAAGAGGCAGACAATTATGAAGTACCTATGGTTGATGTTATGATGATTTCAGATCCTGGAAGCACTGCTATGTCTTCAAAATCATCCGAGATTCTTTCAGAACAGTCACTTTCATCTTTAACAGGTGACAAAGCTGCTGATCATAACCAAGAGTGTTCTAGTCTACAG GAGCTGCACAGATCTCCTCACTTGCAGTGCCTCAGAGCTGAGCCAGATTCTTCTGAGTGCTCTAAGGAAGCAGACCATCCTAGTCCTGTTTCAGTGCTTGAGGCCCCTTGTAGTGAAGAAACACCATCTTCTGAAAGTTTTGAGAGAGTCAGTGCAGGACTTCATG AACTTCGGATGCAACTGAAGCTCCTCAAGTTGGAGTCAGGCACATATCCTGAGACATGTGAGACATCAGCACTTGTTCCCATCGAGGAGGAAGAAGCGCAACTACTTCCAGTAGTTTCTGAAGGAGACCCTGTCTTATCAGCTGACAACTGGAGGACTTGTTATGCTGTTGACGTGCTGATCGAATCTGGTCTTGAAGAATCCTACTTTCACATGTTGAGGACGTTGTGGCACTCAAATAGCCCATTGGACCCCAAGTTGTTCGACAAGCTGGAGAAGAAATACAATAACGATGAGACCACCAGATTGAGGTGGGAAAGGAGGTTGCTCTTCGACAAAATAAATTCAGCAGTGGTGGAGATTTTCCATGAGCGCGTGAACCTGTGCCCCTGGGTGATGCCAAAAGTGTCGGGATCGAATCTGCAATGGCAGGGTGTTCAAGATGATCTTGAGAGATTGATTAACCAAGAGTACGGCAGTGGGTATAGAGAACTTGATAGAGAGATGTTGTGGTCAGAATCTAGAGCAGAAATTGAGGTATTAGGTAATGAAATTGAGAGATTGTTGATGGATGAGATGATAGCTGAGATTATATGTAACTAA
- the LOC125223914 gene encoding uncharacterized protein LOC125223914 isoform X3 has protein sequence MREVKGFRPIQKQKTVPRLSSDSRSYIDGSNRDDKFMLELGQSTLGRATGIPMKKLLAEEMSKDVELKRRSTNVVAKLMGLEGLPSPRHVHRQQKKFPENYQQKNIDIPINKQSSSQHYDSRSKWRSPIDLQGFKNVYEDLESSHVVDRQCSSRRRANSFLTKPEMELIQQKFMDAKRLSTDEKFLCSKELNDTLEMLDSNKDLLLKFLGQSDSSFAEHLHDLQVDPGNSLGSRIAVLKPSNSEKFESKAKAWRSERDNSNKPHAASHLKRQDGLLLEPHSRHRVCSSSRIPVKETKDENTIPTRIVVLKPNLGKAQNAGTSLSSQDLSHSYQPGFKKMKEHSNVSNAKTASRRRKDLSHNTGLSKSMSEEAREIAREITMRMRDGYDETTDAKSIAYRGYVGDESSYDANESDSDSESEVFRFASRRSFDGSSMCRYPSSHLGESPVNTEAKKRLSERWKKAHIYQDLEMISRGSTLGEMLALPNKETRRCQLNVKMNPGQASKELSSNGPATLDVPLGIRSRDGRKDEMCRNSSRSRSLPPPASGGGRSHRRSNLAAEKSPVHSESVHRSRSKVVKGNPSRRENHSARDSKSRIKKCHPRQHIFSNEIDSSPRASFEIQMEPNTKDLSEQQPMFPIAEEADNYEVPMVDVMMISDPGSTAMSSKSSEILSEQSLSSLTGDKAADHNQECSSLQELHRSPHLQCLRAEPDSSECSKEADHPSPVSVLEAPCSEETPSSESFERVSAGLHELRMQLKLLKLESGTYPETCETSALVPIEEEEAQLLPVVSEGDPVLSADNWRTCYAVDVLIESGLEESYFHMLRTLWHSNSPLDPKLFDKLEKKYNNDETTRLRWERRLLFDKINSAVVEIFHERVNLCPWVMPKVSGSNLQWQGVQDDLERLINQEYGSGYRELDREMLWSESRAEIEVLGNEIERLLMDEMIAEIICN, from the exons atgaggGAGGTCAAAG GTTTTCGGCCAATTCAGAAGCAGAAAACTGTTCCAAGATTGTCTTCAGATTCTCGTTCTTATATTGATGGGAGCAACAGGGATGACAAG TTCATGCTTGAGTTGGGGCAGAGCACCTTAGGAAGAGCAACAGGGATTCCAATGAAGAAGTTACTGGCGGAAGAGATGTCAAAAGATGTTGAACTCAAGAGAAGATCAACAAATGTTGTTGCCAAATTAATGGGTCTTGAAGGGCTGCCATCCCCTCGGCATGTTCATAGACAACAAAAGAAGTTCCCGGAGAACTACCAACAGAAAAACATTGACATTCCCATTAATAAACAAAGCAGTAGCCAACATTATGATAGCCGATCGAAATGGAGAAGCCCGATAGACCTGCAAGGATTCAAGAATGTCTATGAGGATTTAGAATCATCGCATGTTGTTGACCGCCAGTGTTCTTCAAGACGGAGGGCAAACTCATTTCTTACGAAGCCTGAGATGGAACTGATTCAGCAGAAATTTATGGATGCAAAGCGTCTTTCCACTGATGAAAAATTTCTATGTTCCAAAGAGCTCAATGACACTCTAGAGATGCTGGACTCCAACAAGGACTTACTGCTGAAGTTTCTCGGTCAATCAGATTCCTCGTTTGCGGAGCATTTGCATGATTTACAAGTCGATCCTGGCAATTCTCTTGGCAGTCGCATAGCAGTATTAAAGCCATCTAATTCCGAGAAGTTTGAAAGTAAAGCCAAAGCATGGAGATCAGAGAGAGATAATTCTAATAAACCTCATGCTGCTTCTCACCTGAAACGTCAAGATGGTCTTCTGCTTGAACCACACAGTCGCCACAGAGTTTGCAGTTCATCAAGGATTCCAGTGAAGGAAACGAAAGATGAAAATACTATTCCTACTAGGATTGTTGTTTTGAAGCCAAACCTTGGGAAAGCTCAAAATGCTGGCACATCTTTGTCATCTCAAGATCTTTCACACAGTTATCAACCTGgtttcaagaaaatgaaggAACATTCAAATGTCAGTAATGCAAAAACTGCGTCACGGAGAaggaaagacttatctcataATACAGGATTATCAAAATCCATGTCAGAAGAAGCTAGAGAAATAGCCAGAGAAATTACAATGAGGATGAGAGATGGTTACGACGAGACCACAGATGCAAAATCTATTGCATACAGAGGATATGTTGGAGATGAGAGCTCGTATGATGCTAATGAGAGTGATTCTGATAGTGAGTCTGAGGTGTTTAGATTTGCTTCTAGAAGGTCATTCGATGGTAGTAGCATGTGCAGATATCCATCTTCCCATTTAGGTGAATCACCTGTAAATACGGAAGCAAAGAAGCGACTATCTGAGAGATGGAAGAAGGCTCACATATATCAAGATTTGGAAATGATTAGTAGGGGTAGCACATTAGGGGAAATGCTTGCCCTGCCCAACAAGGAAACTAGGCGCTGCCAGTTAAATGTTAAGATGAATCCTGGTCAAGCAAGTAAAGAACTTAGTAGTAATGGACCTGCTACTTTGGATGTTCCTTTAGGTATCAGAAGTAGGGATGGACGGAAAGATGAAATGTGCAGAAACTCCTCTAGATCAAGGTCACTTCCTCCACCCGCTAGTGGGGGAGGGAGAAGCCACAGAAGAAGCAATTTGGCTGCAGAGAAAAGCCCAGTGCATAGTGAATCTGTACATCGTAGTAGAAGTAAGGTTGTAAAGGGAAATCCGAGTCGCAGAGAAAATCATTCAGCCAGAGATTCAAAATCTAGGATCAAGAAGTGTCATCCCCGCCAGCACATATTTTCTAATGAGATAGACTCTTCGCCCAGAGCCAGTTTTGAGATTCAGATGGAACCAAACACCAAGGACTTATCTGAACAACAGCCCATGTTTCCAATTGCTGAAGAGGCAGACAATTATGAAGTACCTATGGTTGATGTTATGATGATTTCAGATCCTGGAAGCACTGCTATGTCTTCAAAATCATCCGAGATTCTTTCAGAACAGTCACTTTCATCTTTAACAGGTGACAAAGCTGCTGATCATAACCAAGAGTGTTCTAGTCTACAG GAGCTGCACAGATCTCCTCACTTGCAGTGCCTCAGAGCTGAGCCAGATTCTTCTGAGTGCTCTAAGGAAGCAGACCATCCTAGTCCTGTTTCAGTGCTTGAGGCCCCTTGTAGTGAAGAAACACCATCTTCTGAAAGTTTTGAGAGAGTCAGTGCAGGACTTCATG AACTTCGGATGCAACTGAAGCTCCTCAAGTTGGAGTCAGGCACATATCCTGAGACATGTGAGACATCAGCACTTGTTCCCATCGAGGAGGAAGAAGCGCAACTACTTCCAGTAGTTTCTGAAGGAGACCCTGTCTTATCAGCTGACAACTGGAGGACTTGTTATGCTGTTGACGTGCTGATCGAATCTGGTCTTGAAGAATCCTACTTTCACATGTTGAGGACGTTGTGGCACTCAAATAGCCCATTGGACCCCAAGTTGTTCGACAAGCTGGAGAAGAAATACAATAACGATGAGACCACCAGATTGAGGTGGGAAAGGAGGTTGCTCTTCGACAAAATAAATTCAGCAGTGGTGGAGATTTTCCATGAGCGCGTGAACCTGTGCCCCTGGGTGATGCCAAAAGTGTCGGGATCGAATCTGCAATGGCAGGGTGTTCAAGATGATCTTGAGAGATTGATTAACCAAGAGTACGGCAGTGGGTATAGAGAACTTGATAGAGAGATGTTGTGGTCAGAATCTAGAGCAGAAATTGAGGTATTAGGTAATGAAATTGAGAGATTGTTGATGGATGAGATGATAGCTGAGATTATATGTAACTAA
- the LOC125223914 gene encoding uncharacterized protein LOC125223914 isoform X2 encodes MLFVSHGFRPIQKQKTVPRLSSDSRSYIDGSNRDDKFMLELGQSTLGRATGIPMKKLLAEEMSKDVELKRRSTNVVAKLMGLEGLPSPRHVHRQQKKFPENYQQKNIDIPINKQSSSQHYDSRSKWRSPIDLQGFKNVYEDLESSHVVDRQCSSRRRANSFLTKPEMELIQQKFMDAKRLSTDEKFLCSKELNDTLEMLDSNKDLLLKFLGQSDSSFAEHLHDLQVDPGNSLGSRIAVLKPSNSEKFESKAKAWRSERDNSNKPHAASHLKRQDGLLLEPHSRHRVCSSSRIPVKETKDENTIPTRIVVLKPNLGKAQNAGTSLSSQDLSHSYQPGFKKMKEHSNVSNAKTASRRRKDLSHNTGLSKSMSEEAREIAREITMRMRDGYDETTDAKSIAYRGYVGDESSYDANESDSDSESEVFRFASRRSFDGSSMCRYPSSHLGESPVNTEAKKRLSERWKKAHIYQDLEMISRGSTLGEMLALPNKETRRCQLNVKMNPGQASKELSSNGPATLDVPLGIRSRDGRKDEMCRNSSRSRSLPPPASGGGRSHRRSNLAAEKSPVHSESVHRSRSKVVKGNPSRRENHSARDSKSRIKKCHPRQHIFSNEIDSSPRASFEIQMEPNTKDLSEQQPMFPIAEEADNYEVPMVDVMMISDPGSTAMSSKSSEILSEQSLSSLTGDKAADHNQECSSLQELHRSPHLQCLRAEPDSSECSKEADHPSPVSVLEAPCSEETPSSESFERVSAGLHELRMQLKLLKLESGTYPETCETSALVPIEEEEAQLLPVVSEGDPVLSADNWRTCYAVDVLIESGLEESYFHMLRTLWHSNSPLDPKLFDKLEKKYNNDETTRLRWERRLLFDKINSAVVEIFHERVNLCPWVMPKVSGSNLQWQGVQDDLERLINQEYGSGYRELDREMLWSESRAEIEVLGNEIERLLMDEMIAEIICN; translated from the exons ATGCTCTTTGTTAGTCACG GTTTTCGGCCAATTCAGAAGCAGAAAACTGTTCCAAGATTGTCTTCAGATTCTCGTTCTTATATTGATGGGAGCAACAGGGATGACAAG TTCATGCTTGAGTTGGGGCAGAGCACCTTAGGAAGAGCAACAGGGATTCCAATGAAGAAGTTACTGGCGGAAGAGATGTCAAAAGATGTTGAACTCAAGAGAAGATCAACAAATGTTGTTGCCAAATTAATGGGTCTTGAAGGGCTGCCATCCCCTCGGCATGTTCATAGACAACAAAAGAAGTTCCCGGAGAACTACCAACAGAAAAACATTGACATTCCCATTAATAAACAAAGCAGTAGCCAACATTATGATAGCCGATCGAAATGGAGAAGCCCGATAGACCTGCAAGGATTCAAGAATGTCTATGAGGATTTAGAATCATCGCATGTTGTTGACCGCCAGTGTTCTTCAAGACGGAGGGCAAACTCATTTCTTACGAAGCCTGAGATGGAACTGATTCAGCAGAAATTTATGGATGCAAAGCGTCTTTCCACTGATGAAAAATTTCTATGTTCCAAAGAGCTCAATGACACTCTAGAGATGCTGGACTCCAACAAGGACTTACTGCTGAAGTTTCTCGGTCAATCAGATTCCTCGTTTGCGGAGCATTTGCATGATTTACAAGTCGATCCTGGCAATTCTCTTGGCAGTCGCATAGCAGTATTAAAGCCATCTAATTCCGAGAAGTTTGAAAGTAAAGCCAAAGCATGGAGATCAGAGAGAGATAATTCTAATAAACCTCATGCTGCTTCTCACCTGAAACGTCAAGATGGTCTTCTGCTTGAACCACACAGTCGCCACAGAGTTTGCAGTTCATCAAGGATTCCAGTGAAGGAAACGAAAGATGAAAATACTATTCCTACTAGGATTGTTGTTTTGAAGCCAAACCTTGGGAAAGCTCAAAATGCTGGCACATCTTTGTCATCTCAAGATCTTTCACACAGTTATCAACCTGgtttcaagaaaatgaaggAACATTCAAATGTCAGTAATGCAAAAACTGCGTCACGGAGAaggaaagacttatctcataATACAGGATTATCAAAATCCATGTCAGAAGAAGCTAGAGAAATAGCCAGAGAAATTACAATGAGGATGAGAGATGGTTACGACGAGACCACAGATGCAAAATCTATTGCATACAGAGGATATGTTGGAGATGAGAGCTCGTATGATGCTAATGAGAGTGATTCTGATAGTGAGTCTGAGGTGTTTAGATTTGCTTCTAGAAGGTCATTCGATGGTAGTAGCATGTGCAGATATCCATCTTCCCATTTAGGTGAATCACCTGTAAATACGGAAGCAAAGAAGCGACTATCTGAGAGATGGAAGAAGGCTCACATATATCAAGATTTGGAAATGATTAGTAGGGGTAGCACATTAGGGGAAATGCTTGCCCTGCCCAACAAGGAAACTAGGCGCTGCCAGTTAAATGTTAAGATGAATCCTGGTCAAGCAAGTAAAGAACTTAGTAGTAATGGACCTGCTACTTTGGATGTTCCTTTAGGTATCAGAAGTAGGGATGGACGGAAAGATGAAATGTGCAGAAACTCCTCTAGATCAAGGTCACTTCCTCCACCCGCTAGTGGGGGAGGGAGAAGCCACAGAAGAAGCAATTTGGCTGCAGAGAAAAGCCCAGTGCATAGTGAATCTGTACATCGTAGTAGAAGTAAGGTTGTAAAGGGAAATCCGAGTCGCAGAGAAAATCATTCAGCCAGAGATTCAAAATCTAGGATCAAGAAGTGTCATCCCCGCCAGCACATATTTTCTAATGAGATAGACTCTTCGCCCAGAGCCAGTTTTGAGATTCAGATGGAACCAAACACCAAGGACTTATCTGAACAACAGCCCATGTTTCCAATTGCTGAAGAGGCAGACAATTATGAAGTACCTATGGTTGATGTTATGATGATTTCAGATCCTGGAAGCACTGCTATGTCTTCAAAATCATCCGAGATTCTTTCAGAACAGTCACTTTCATCTTTAACAGGTGACAAAGCTGCTGATCATAACCAAGAGTGTTCTAGTCTACAG GAGCTGCACAGATCTCCTCACTTGCAGTGCCTCAGAGCTGAGCCAGATTCTTCTGAGTGCTCTAAGGAAGCAGACCATCCTAGTCCTGTTTCAGTGCTTGAGGCCCCTTGTAGTGAAGAAACACCATCTTCTGAAAGTTTTGAGAGAGTCAGTGCAGGACTTCATG AACTTCGGATGCAACTGAAGCTCCTCAAGTTGGAGTCAGGCACATATCCTGAGACATGTGAGACATCAGCACTTGTTCCCATCGAGGAGGAAGAAGCGCAACTACTTCCAGTAGTTTCTGAAGGAGACCCTGTCTTATCAGCTGACAACTGGAGGACTTGTTATGCTGTTGACGTGCTGATCGAATCTGGTCTTGAAGAATCCTACTTTCACATGTTGAGGACGTTGTGGCACTCAAATAGCCCATTGGACCCCAAGTTGTTCGACAAGCTGGAGAAGAAATACAATAACGATGAGACCACCAGATTGAGGTGGGAAAGGAGGTTGCTCTTCGACAAAATAAATTCAGCAGTGGTGGAGATTTTCCATGAGCGCGTGAACCTGTGCCCCTGGGTGATGCCAAAAGTGTCGGGATCGAATCTGCAATGGCAGGGTGTTCAAGATGATCTTGAGAGATTGATTAACCAAGAGTACGGCAGTGGGTATAGAGAACTTGATAGAGAGATGTTGTGGTCAGAATCTAGAGCAGAAATTGAGGTATTAGGTAATGAAATTGAGAGATTGTTGATGGATGAGATGATAGCTGAGATTATATGTAACTAA
- the LOC125220988 gene encoding uncharacterized protein LOC125220988, giving the protein MLQHLPNTEVELLWGTWFQSKGTSEAYEWFRPKGEQRYWPKFVWKGYIPPKYSFTTWQAILGRLPTRDRLKFLDINRVCPLCNMEPESTSHIFFKCRKSRVTWGKIKAWLGVSRPLTTIQSAIKWMARENFGSAITKRAKWVALAATVSLIWKARNLLVFHSIVFDPNHLVFEIKRVTCTVLYSLYPEDSVVMALGC; this is encoded by the coding sequence ATGTTGCAACACCTGCCGAATACCGAGGTGGAGCTGTTATGGGGCACTTGGTTCCAATCCAAAGGAACATCAGAGGCATATGAGTGGTTCAGGCCGAAAGGTGAACAAAGATACTGGCCAAAGTTTGTGTGGAAGGGGTACATTCCACCAAAATATTCCTTCACCACATGGCAGGCAATACTCGGGAGATTGCCTACACGTGATCGGCTCAAATTCCTCGACATCAACCGTGTTTGCCCTCTTTGCAACATGGAACCCGAATCAACAAGCCACATCTTCTTCAAGTGCAGAAAGAGTAGAGTAACATGGGGGAAGATCAAGGCTTGGCTGGGAGTTTCAAGACCCCTCACAACAATCCAGAGCGCAATCAAGTGGATGGCTCGAGAAAACTTTGGGTCTGCCATCACCAAACGGGCCAAATGGGTAGCACTTGCGGCTACGGTTAGTCTCATCTGGAAGGCCAgaaatttattagttttccATAGTATTGTCTTTGATCCGAACCATCTTGTGTTCGAGATTAAAAGAGTCACATGTACTGTCCTCTATTCCTTGTACCCGGAGGACTCCGTTGTAATGGCTCTTGGTTGCTAA
- the LOC125219557 gene encoding bidirectional sugar transporter SWEET14-like, with the protein MALFDIDHPWVFTFGILGNVVSILLFLTTVPTFRKIYEAKSTMGFDSLTYATALMSSMLWLYYEKLTRDSVLIITINLFGSIVETAHLIVFFIYASKKARAHAGKILGPMNVGLLFLIFAVTFFLFKGETRARAMHGSF; encoded by the exons ATGGCTCTCTTTGACATTGATCATCCATGGGTCTTCACATTCGGCATCTTAG GCAATGTTGTTTCAATTTTGCTTTTCTTGACTACAGT GCCAACATTCAGGAAAATTTACGAGGCGAAATCAACGATGGGATTCGATTCACTAACTTATGCAACGGCCCTCATGTCGTCGATGTTGTGGCTCTATTATGAAAAGCTAACACGAGACTCTGTGCTTATCATCACCATCAATCTTTTTGGATCCATTGTTGAGACTGCCCACCTCATAGTCTTCTTCATCTATGCTTCCAAGAAAGCTAGG GCTCACGCCGGCAAGATTCTGGGGCCGATGAATGTGGGGCTCCTTTTCTTGATATTCGCGGTCACATTCTTCTTGTTCAAGGGCGAAACTCGAGCCCGTGCGATGCACGggtcattttaa